One Nonomuraea angiospora DNA segment encodes these proteins:
- a CDS encoding PH domain-containing protein, protein MRVPLRLSPKVLLIDPVRMLPSLLLPLVGVLFVGGFSAHSYGWAAMGVGGTVVFAIIRWATFSYEIVGDRLETKRSLISRSVRTIPLERIRGVDVSTPPLHRLLGLTVLKIDTGASGGDEEAELDGITPEEADRLKSVLLRRAPRPEAQVSEAAAPHERVIIGVPRRWLLYGPLSGAYLLTPFALAGGAVGLVFQWGDDLGLDQDTAWSAGEWVWDHPYLLVAVAVLLVLAMPFVGGLMYAVFNWDFKLKHRDGYLVAERGLINRRSVSLESARVRGYEIVDGLAERWAGVVRAWAIVTGLGDSETRGQLLPDVPRAVAYQVTAEAIGPSQAELRRHPPVARNRRLFRAVFPWAALAMAGAAGVWATGMILWWILLVLALLLAGAGIPLGLDRYRSLGHGYDGARVAVRSGSLRRSHAVIERRAVVGWRLRQTWFQRRAGVLTLIAGVGAGKGGYSAIDVSVAQGAAFPAEVTPEWLAPFLDSPGTPPTA, encoded by the coding sequence GTGCGGGTGCCGCTGCGGTTGAGCCCCAAGGTGCTGCTCATCGACCCCGTACGCATGCTGCCCTCCCTCCTCCTGCCCCTCGTCGGCGTGCTGTTCGTGGGCGGGTTCTCGGCCCACTCGTACGGCTGGGCGGCCATGGGCGTGGGGGGGACCGTGGTGTTCGCGATCATCAGGTGGGCCACCTTCAGCTACGAGATCGTCGGCGACCGGCTGGAGACCAAGCGGTCGCTGATCAGCCGTTCCGTCCGTACCATCCCGCTTGAGCGGATCCGCGGCGTCGACGTGTCCACCCCGCCCCTGCACCGCCTGCTCGGCCTGACCGTGCTCAAGATCGACACCGGGGCCAGCGGCGGCGACGAGGAGGCCGAACTCGACGGGATCACGCCGGAGGAGGCCGACCGCCTCAAGTCGGTGCTGCTGCGGCGCGCGCCCCGGCCCGAGGCGCAGGTGTCCGAGGCGGCGGCCCCGCACGAGCGGGTGATCATCGGGGTGCCGCGGAGGTGGCTGCTGTACGGCCCGCTGTCGGGCGCGTACCTGCTCACCCCCTTCGCCCTCGCGGGCGGCGCCGTGGGCCTGGTGTTCCAGTGGGGCGACGACCTGGGCCTCGACCAGGACACCGCCTGGAGCGCCGGGGAATGGGTCTGGGACCATCCCTACCTGCTGGTGGCCGTGGCGGTCCTGCTCGTGCTGGCGATGCCGTTCGTGGGCGGGCTCATGTACGCGGTCTTCAACTGGGACTTCAAGCTCAAGCACCGCGACGGCTACCTGGTCGCCGAACGAGGGCTGATCAACCGGCGCAGCGTGTCGCTGGAGTCCGCCCGGGTGCGCGGCTACGAGATCGTGGACGGGCTCGCCGAACGCTGGGCCGGGGTCGTACGGGCCTGGGCCATCGTCACGGGGCTGGGCGACTCCGAGACGCGCGGGCAGCTCCTGCCCGACGTGCCCCGGGCCGTGGCGTACCAGGTGACCGCGGAGGCCATCGGCCCCTCCCAGGCCGAGCTGCGCCGCCACCCGCCCGTGGCGCGCAACCGCCGCCTGTTCCGCGCCGTCTTCCCCTGGGCCGCGCTGGCGATGGCGGGCGCCGCGGGGGTCTGGGCGACGGGGATGATCCTCTGGTGGATCCTGCTGGTGCTCGCGCTGCTGCTGGCCGGGGCCGGGATCCCGCTCGGGCTCGACCGGTACCGGTCACTGGGTCACGGCTACGACGGGGCGCGCGTGGCGGTGCGGTCGGGGTCGCTGCGGCGCTCCCACGCCGTGATCGAACGCCGGGCCGTGGTGGGGTGGCGGCTGCGGCAGACGTGGTTCCAGCGGCGGGCCGGAGTGCTCACCCTGATCGCCGGGGTCGGGGCGGGCAAGGGGGGCTACTCGGCGATCGACGTTTCGGTGGCCCAGGGGGCGGCGTTTCCCGCCGAGGTGACGCCGGAGTGGCTCGCGCCCTTCCTCGACTCCCCCGGCACACCGCCCACGGCCTGA
- a CDS encoding S8 family serine peptidase, with the protein MPRRLGLPSVYLAAAVATAATTAVPLAMTPASGLALRPAPTEPTRPFIVTARSRGAARDLVGEVRWRVRRYYTAALPGFATFLTAAELAELRSDPRVLAVEPDREIRPMALGKPRPRSRWAGGAGATVYVVDSGLDAARAELGDRAWRAFDATGGTGHDCAGHGTEAARRVNLMAPKARIASVRVLSCAGYGTLADLLAGLDWIGRHAHGPSVANVAVDGSDSPALDTATRSLVRSGVFVVGAASSGACRTAPGGQAFSAHAPYLAGVAAQYLERHPGAAPSVLASWLKCTTPRAAIRQNPSGASNLHLHNGGL; encoded by the coding sequence GTGCCCCGACGACTCGGCCTGCCCTCCGTGTACCTCGCCGCGGCCGTGGCCACCGCCGCCACGACCGCCGTTCCTCTCGCCATGACGCCCGCGTCAGGACTCGCCCTGCGGCCCGCCCCCACCGAGCCGACCCGGCCCTTCATCGTCACGGCACGCAGCCGCGGCGCCGCCCGCGATCTCGTCGGCGAGGTGCGGTGGCGGGTACGGCGCTATTACACCGCCGCGCTGCCCGGCTTCGCCACCTTCCTCACCGCCGCCGAGCTGGCCGAGCTCCGGTCGGACCCGCGGGTGCTCGCGGTGGAGCCCGACCGCGAGATCCGCCCCATGGCGCTCGGGAAACCCCGCCCGCGCTCCCGCTGGGCCGGCGGCGCCGGCGCCACCGTGTACGTCGTGGACAGCGGCCTGGACGCGGCCCGGGCCGAGCTCGGCGACCGGGCCTGGCGCGCCTTCGACGCCACCGGCGGCACCGGGCACGACTGCGCCGGCCACGGCACCGAGGCCGCCCGGCGTGTCAACCTCATGGCGCCCAAGGCCCGGATCGCCTCCGTGCGGGTGCTCTCCTGCGCTGGCTACGGCACCCTGGCCGACCTGCTCGCCGGGCTGGACTGGATCGGCAGGCACGCCCACGGCCCGTCCGTCGCGAACGTGGCCGTCGACGGGTCCGACTCCCCCGCGCTCGACACCGCCACGCGGTCGCTGGTGCGATCGGGCGTCTTCGTCGTCGGCGCCGCGTCCTCCGGCGCCTGCCGGACCGCGCCCGGCGGTCAGGCGTTCTCCGCTCACGCCCCGTATCTGGCCGGGGTCGCCGCCCAATACCTGGAGCGCCATCCTGGCGCCGCGCCTTCCGTTCTGGCTTCTTGGCTCAAGTGCACGACACCACGCGCCGCGATTCGTCAGAATCCGTCAGGGGCCTCTAACCTCCACTTGCACAACGGCGGGCTCTAG
- a CDS encoding PH domain-containing protein — protein sequence MTSTGPLRDPANRVSPKAVRLWLLESLVGFVFFLGGSLLVARWVGGSGWSWVPGWFADHSWLLPAAVVLLTAPFLVAEPFVRYAVHRWELSGDVVYARSGFLTREWVFVPVSRIQTVDKGQGWMERLLGLATLEIRTASHAGSSTIKGLDYAVAAGLAEQLAHRAEALRDDAT from the coding sequence GTGACGTCAACTGGCCCGCTGCGCGATCCGGCGAACCGCGTCTCGCCGAAAGCCGTCCGCCTGTGGCTGCTCGAGTCGCTGGTCGGGTTCGTGTTCTTCCTCGGCGGCTCGCTTCTGGTGGCGCGGTGGGTCGGCGGGAGCGGCTGGTCGTGGGTGCCCGGCTGGTTCGCCGACCACTCCTGGCTGCTGCCGGCCGCGGTCGTGCTGCTGACGGCGCCGTTCCTGGTGGCCGAGCCGTTCGTACGGTATGCCGTGCACCGCTGGGAGCTCTCAGGGGACGTCGTCTACGCCAGGTCGGGGTTCTTGACCAGGGAGTGGGTGTTCGTGCCCGTGAGCCGCATCCAGACGGTCGACAAGGGGCAAGGGTGGATGGAGCGGCTGCTCGGGCTGGCCACGCTCGAGATCCGTACCGCGTCCCACGCCGGGTCCTCGACGATCAAGGGTCTTGACTACGCGGTGGCGGCCGGGCTCGCCGAGCAGCTCGCGCACCGCGCCGAGGCGCTCAGGGACGACGCGACATGA
- the sepH gene encoding septation protein SepH yields the protein MQELRLVAVSEDGTYLVLATAGRGTRFTLPVDDRLRAAVRGNFSRLGQYEIEVESPLRPKEIQARIRAGETAEEIAATAGIPVERVRWFEGPVLQEREYVAQQAQRVAVRMPGESAPGPTLGDLVAERLTRRGVPTDEIDWDSAKRDDGLWRVKLGYVWNGHTRHAEWLFDPRKRHVTPHDDEALRLSSADFDPDPVVVEDTTVTPFTPRVAKLQPVPPLASDPLPFPSVVRREPEEPAVGYNPPPRSPETAYGRAPEAAPPFERGGPPREPDAARETSFDTPDQGEPYRHEPPARETGYARPGDTSSRRGGSSTWLPDFGSGRPAGRDADSSIYAPAATPSDSRTSPPPAVEEPPAQERPVAGRDQTPAPQAPAPSQPATAATPTPRSTTEPHHQPATPAQPPSQDWPTPQDRPTAANQPTTYDRPATEAQPAAEAERVGQGQATAAVESPTHPEATQSEVTQSEVTQSEAATPEVTQPEAATPEVRQPEAAQSEATQPRAATPAAVGSTAAPEPSTEPVQGARSDATSQPSTTPASIATSEPAATSEPAAAREPVVAPEATAAAQPAVSADPVAPAEAVTTTDPTTATEPAATADPTTVSEPATSAEPTAAVEPATSAESTATAQPAATSEPTAVSEPAATSKATAVTEPAATSEPTAVSERATSAEPTAAAEPVAASESASVTDSAASATPAASADATTAAESTPVTEQVGSSATEPVASSAGEPVTSSPSDADPAAEPAPAPASEAVTEAVTEAVSAPADAPADGDTTPTADAQAADAAKAETSEPAADAPTAEPTATKPEQAAQPVPDAKPQPEATPEVTAPEAAPTATAEPASTATSEAASTTTTEATGTTASEAATTGTTEPTSAATTEAASTTAPEAASTAVAETADAAVAEAAPAAQSAAPPEPQSAAEPEQPTQEKKPSAPAQEAKPPAPAPKPKPTEPKPAPAVPAARSGKDAPKEEPPVPVPSPPPAPAARQARKGSRGRRASVPTWDEIMFGARRQD from the coding sequence ATGCAGGAGCTCCGACTCGTCGCGGTGAGTGAGGACGGCACCTATCTCGTGCTGGCTACTGCCGGGCGAGGTACGCGCTTCACGCTTCCCGTGGACGACCGGCTCCGTGCTGCCGTCCGCGGCAACTTCTCCCGTCTCGGCCAGTACGAGATCGAAGTGGAGAGTCCGTTGCGCCCCAAGGAGATCCAGGCTCGCATCCGCGCCGGAGAGACGGCGGAGGAGATAGCCGCGACCGCCGGGATCCCGGTCGAGCGTGTCCGCTGGTTCGAGGGTCCGGTGCTGCAGGAGCGGGAGTATGTCGCCCAGCAGGCGCAACGCGTGGCCGTGCGGATGCCCGGCGAGTCGGCGCCCGGACCCACCCTGGGCGACCTCGTCGCCGAGCGGCTGACCAGGCGCGGCGTGCCCACCGACGAGATCGACTGGGACTCCGCCAAGCGCGACGACGGGCTGTGGCGCGTCAAGCTCGGCTACGTGTGGAACGGTCACACGCGCCACGCCGAATGGCTGTTCGACCCGCGCAAGCGGCATGTGACGCCGCACGACGACGAGGCCCTGCGGCTGTCGTCGGCCGACTTCGACCCGGATCCCGTCGTGGTGGAGGACACGACGGTGACGCCGTTCACGCCGCGGGTGGCCAAGCTGCAGCCGGTGCCGCCGCTCGCCTCCGACCCGCTGCCGTTCCCCTCGGTGGTGCGCCGGGAGCCGGAGGAGCCTGCGGTCGGCTACAACCCGCCGCCCAGGTCGCCGGAGACGGCGTACGGCCGCGCTCCGGAGGCGGCGCCCCCGTTCGAGCGGGGCGGGCCTCCACGTGAGCCTGATGCCGCCAGAGAGACGTCCTTCGACACGCCCGACCAGGGCGAGCCCTACCGGCACGAGCCGCCCGCCCGCGAGACCGGCTACGCCCGCCCCGGCGACACCTCCTCCCGCCGCGGCGGGTCTTCGACGTGGCTGCCCGACTTCGGCTCCGGCCGTCCTGCCGGGCGCGACGCCGACTCCTCCATCTACGCTCCCGCCGCCACGCCCTCGGACTCCCGCACCTCACCGCCGCCGGCCGTCGAGGAGCCCCCCGCCCAGGAGCGCCCTGTGGCCGGCCGCGACCAGACCCCTGCCCCGCAGGCCCCCGCGCCGTCCCAGCCCGCCACGGCCGCGACGCCCACTCCCCGCTCCACCACCGAGCCTCACCACCAGCCCGCCACCCCGGCCCAGCCCCCTTCCCAGGACTGGCCCACTCCCCAGGACCGGCCCACCGCCGCAAACCAGCCCACCACCTACGACCGGCCCGCCACTGAGGCCCAGCCAGCCGCCGAAGCCGAGCGTGTCGGCCAAGGCCAGGCGACTGCTGCCGTGGAGTCGCCCACGCACCCCGAGGCCACGCAGTCCGAGGTCACGCAGTCCGAGGTCACGCAGTCCGAGGCCGCGACGCCCGAGGTCACGCAGCCCGAGGCCGCGACGCCCGAGGTCAGGCAGCCCGAGGCCGCGCAGTCCGAGGCCACGCAGCCCAGGGCCGCGACGCCCGCTGCGGTGGGGTCGACTGCCGCGCCGGAGCCCTCCACGGAGCCCGTTCAGGGTGCCCGCTCCGACGCGACCAGCCAGCCGAGCACGACCCCGGCCTCGATCGCGACCTCCGAGCCGGCCGCAACCTCCGAGCCGGCCGCAGCCCGCGAGCCGGTCGTGGCCCCTGAGGCGACGGCGGCCGCACAGCCCGCAGTGTCCGCAGACCCCGTGGCGCCCGCCGAGGCCGTAACGACCACCGATCCGACGACGGCCACCGAGCCGGCGGCAACCGCGGATCCGACCACGGTCAGCGAGCCCGCAACATCTGCGGAGCCGACCGCAGCCGTCGAGCCCGCAACATCTGCGGAATCGACCGCAACCGCCCAGCCCGCAGCCACCTCGGAGCCGACCGCGGTCAGCGAGCCCGCGGCGACCTCGAAGGCGACGGCAGTTACCGAGCCGGCAGCGACCTCCGAGCCGACGGCAGTCAGCGAGCGCGCAACATCCGCGGAGCCGACCGCAGCCGCCGAGCCGGTGGCCGCCTCGGAGTCGGCCTCAGTCACCGACTCGGCGGCGTCTGCGACGCCAGCGGCGTCCGCGGACGCGACTACGGCCGCCGAGTCGACGCCAGTCACGGAGCAGGTCGGATCGTCGGCCACCGAGCCGGTCGCGTCCTCGGCCGGCGAACCGGTCACATCGTCGCCCAGCGACGCCGACCCCGCTGCTGAGCCCGCTCCCGCGCCGGCCTCCGAGGCCGTCACCGAGGCCGTCACTGAGGCCGTCTCCGCGCCTGCCGACGCGCCCGCCGATGGGGACACCACGCCCACCGCGGACGCACAAGCCGCCGACGCCGCGAAGGCCGAGACGTCCGAGCCGGCAGCCGACGCGCCCACCGCCGAGCCGACCGCCACCAAGCCCGAGCAGGCGGCCCAGCCCGTACCGGACGCCAAGCCGCAGCCTGAGGCGACCCCTGAGGTCACCGCACCGGAGGCCGCGCCCACCGCCACAGCGGAGCCTGCCAGCACCGCCACATCGGAAGCCGCCAGCACCACCACAACGGAGGCCACCGGCACCACCGCATCGGAGGCCGCGACCACCGGCACGACGGAGCCCACCAGCGCCGCCACAACGGAAGCCGCCAGCACCACTGCGCCGGAGGCCGCGAGCACCGCCGTGGCGGAGACTGCCGACGCCGCCGTGGCGGAGGCCGCGCCCGCGGCTCAGTCCGCTGCGCCGCCGGAGCCTCAGAGCGCGGCCGAGCCCGAGCAGCCCACGCAGGAGAAGAAGCCGTCGGCACCCGCTCAGGAGGCCAAGCCGCCGGCGCCCGCTCCCAAGCCCAAGCCCACGGAGCCCAAGCCCGCCCCGGCGGTCCCGGCGGCGCGGTCCGGCAAGGACGCGCCCAAGGAGGAGCCGCCCGTGCCGGTGCCGTCTCCCCCGCCCGCTCCGGCCGCCCGCCAGGCGCGCAAGGGCTCGCGGGGCCGCCGTGCCTCGGTCCCGACCTGGGACGAGATCATGTTCGGCGCCCGCCGCCAGGACTGA
- a CDS encoding YbhB/YbcL family Raf kinase inhibitor-like protein, with protein MTAAFALAGCGSFIGRSQAKDIAEINVSSPELREGKPLPAEYSCRGGEGSPPLRWSSQPLSEAKSIAIVVDSHTPSDSAVNWVLYNIPATTTELGPNAAADPPEGSGQAKVTGGKEGYEPPCTSPGNYRFTVYTLNGRVDVPKDAGLPDILKEIADKTIARGRLTAVDIQ; from the coding sequence GTGACTGCGGCGTTCGCGTTGGCCGGTTGCGGCAGCTTCATCGGCAGATCTCAGGCCAAGGACATCGCGGAGATCAACGTCTCGAGCCCGGAGTTGCGCGAGGGAAAGCCACTCCCCGCCGAATACTCCTGCCGGGGTGGCGAGGGCAGTCCTCCGCTGCGCTGGTCGAGCCAACCGCTGTCCGAGGCGAAGTCGATCGCGATCGTGGTCGACTCCCACACACCGTCCGACTCGGCCGTCAACTGGGTGCTCTACAACATCCCGGCGACCACGACCGAGCTCGGGCCCAACGCCGCGGCGGACCCTCCTGAGGGGTCCGGCCAGGCGAAGGTCACCGGGGGCAAGGAGGGCTACGAGCCGCCTTGCACGAGCCCGGGCAACTATCGCTTCACCGTCTACACGCTGAACGGCCGGGTCGACGTTCCGAAGGATGCCGGGCTCCCCGACATCCTGAAAGAGATCGCGGACAAGACGATCGCCCGGGGTCGGCTCACAGCGGTCGACATCCAGTGA